The genomic region TAGCCGAACAAAAAGATTGTTTAGGAGTTAAAAAAAGTCAGTGAAAGGCTTTAAGACCAAGCTAGACTTAAATAACCGACAACGAACGCTGATGGCGAAACATGCAGGAGTCGCTCGACACGCTTGGAATTGGGGACTGGCTACCTGTAAGAAAATATTAGAAACCGGAGGTAAACTCCCGAGTGCCATAGACTTACACAAAAGATTAGTCGCCGAGGTAAAAAGTCGGAATCCTTGGTACTATGAAGTCTCCAAATGTAGCCCTCAAGAAGCGTTGCGTCACCTCAATAAAGCGTTTAAGCGAGTTGGGCAAGTCAAAGGAACAGGTTTCCCCAAGTTTAAAAAAAAGAATGTCAAAGATAGTTTTTACCTGGAAGGAAGCATTAAAATTTCCGGTGATTGGGTAAAGCTACCTCGGATCGGTTGGGTAAAAAGCCACGAACAGTTACCGCCAGTCTATCCCAAAAACGTCACCATAAGTAAACGAGCAGGGGACTGGTATATTGCCTTCAAAATTGATTTTGAACCATCCCCCCAACCCCCCTTTGAAAGGGGGGCGAAGGGGGATAGGGAGCGGATTGGGGTAGATGTAGGAATTAAAAGGCCACCCTGAGCGATGGTAAAATCTATCCCAATCCGAAAGCTTATCGTCAGGCCAAGAAAAAACTGGCCAAACTCCAGAAAGAACTAAGCCGCCGTCAAAAAGGAGGTAAAAACCGAGAAAAAACTAAAGTCAAATTAGCTAAGGCCCACCGACGCATCGCGGATATTAGAGCCGACCATTTACACAAGTTAACAACTTACTTAGCCAAGAACCACGGCGAAGTAAAAATTGAAGACTTAAATGTGTCAGGGATGCTCAAAAATCACAAGCTGGCTGGTGCGATTGCGGATGGTGGGTTTTATGAGTTCCGTCGTCAACTTGAGTATAAATGCGAGTGGTATGGGAGCAAATTAACATTGATTGACCCGTGGTATCCCAGTTCGCAGATCTGTTCTAACTGCGGACACCAACAAAAAATGCCACTGGACCGAAGACAGTATGATTGTCCGAACTGTCACGCCTCCATAGATCGTGACTTAAATGCGGCAATTAATCTAGAAAACGCGGAGAGCTCAGCCGTGTAAGCAAGCGTGATGGAAAGGTCTTGGAAGATCCAAGCTAGGAACTAAACATCAAATGATTAAGTTTGAGTAAGTTTTAGAGAGCGGTTAGAGTAAACTACCTTTGAACTCGACTGAACTTGACCGCAGCCGAAGGGCAGCGCGATCGCGATCGCCGGGCCAACCGATCGACACCCAACGCAACACCCCTCTAAATTGGGGAGCAGGTCGAACCCAGCGCGTTTCCATCCATCAAACGAAAAACCTCATTTAAAATCTAAAATCGGGCTTGAGGAGTACCTAGGAGGAGTCAAGAGAATGATCGGCTACAGCACCACAGCGCAACCGTCGATGCTCAATCTGGCGAGGGAGGGAAATTTTCGGGCGATCGCCTATTTAATCAACAGTTATTTAGCTCCTCAAGGCATTTACGCCCGGGTTCAGCCCGTCAATGGCGGCTGTCTGCCCATTCGCTTGGAATTTCAAACCCTCCCCGACCGCCAGGATCTGTACGTGCAACTGCGCGAAAGCCTGATTAAATTTATTTGCCATCACATCTGGCGGCTCAACTCCGAGGCGATCGACGGGGTTCGGATCGTGGCCACCTGGGCCAATCCCTTAGCCCGAGAACAGCCCAATATTTTATGGAATCAATCGATTCGGATCGTCACCCCCGCCAACCAGCAACGACGGCTTAAATATCTCAAATACTTGCAAGCCGGAGTGAAAAAAGCCGCCGAATGGTTGAATTTCAAGCTGTTGCGGGTCTGCTTGCTCGCCGGAGGGGTAGCGGTGGCGTCCTTCGCGATCGGGTTTGCCCTCAGTTACGCCGACCTCCGCCACAAAGCCTTAGACCACTCTTCCTCCTCCGGCGATCGAGCCGCGAACGAATCCGGGCGACCGATGACGGTAAGCGCCGCGTTAGAAACGATTCCGGTCACCCGACACGATGCGGTACTCGACCCGACCGATCCGACGGTGACCCTGATGTTTGGCGGCGACGTGACTCTCAGCGACGGGTTTGAAGATCTGATCGGGAACGATTATGCTTGGGGCTTCGACCAAATGCCGGAATACCGCGATGCGGATGTGGCGATGGTTAATTTAGAAGGAACGCTGACGAAAGCGGACACGATCCGCCCGAAAGCGTTCAATTTTAAAAGCGATCCGGCAATGGTGGAAGTACTCGAACACGGCGGCGTCGATCTGGTCAATTTGGCGAACAACCACGCGATGGACTACAACGGGCCGGGATTGCAAGAAACCCTAGAGACCTTGGCGGGGGCGGGCATTCACGCGGTCGGTGCGGGGATGAACCTGACCGAAGCCCGACGACCGAAGATCGTGGAAGTGAAGGGTCAGCGTATTGCTTATTTCGGCTACTATACGGGAGATTTTCACGCGGCAGTGGGGGAAACGCCGGGGACGAATCGGGGGTTGAAGGAACGGATTGCGGAAGATCTGCAGGCGGTTCGCGATGAGGTGGAATGGATTGTGGTGAATTTCCATTGGGGGGTGGAGTTGGCGAATTATCCGGATGTCTGGCAAACTCAGCTCGCCCGTTACACGATCGATCGAGGGGCCGACGCGATCGTCGGACACCATCCCCACGTGTTGCAAGGGGCGGAGATTTACAAGGATCGTCCGATCGCCTATTCGTTAGGGAATTTTATTTTTGGGGGCAATGCGCGCAGCGATTACGATACGGCAGTATTGAAGATTGCCCTGCGCGAGGGTCAAATGAAGGTGGAATTTCTGCCCGTGGAGGTTCAGAAGTACCAACCGCGCGTCGTCACCGGGGAACGCAGCGATCGCATTCTCCAACAGATCGAAATGCTCTCCGGGAGTTTCGAGCAACCGATGGTTTCGCCGATGATTCTCGAAGGGCGCCACGGCACTACGACGGCGGCGGCGAGTCCGGTGCAGGAGTCGGCAGCACCGAAGTCAGAAGAGGAGGTCGCGGGCGAAGCCCCGGGCGATCGCACAGCGTCTTTGGAGGAAAATCCCCCGTCGGAAGCCGGACGAGCCGAGGGGGAAAGCTTCGACGTGTCGCCGTTTACGGCGGCAAGCGAGGCTGAGGAACTGACGGCGGCGGGCGATCGCCCCTCCGACCGGGAAGCCGCAGAAGCCTCCGGGCGCGGCTCTCAAGCCGGGTTGGTCGTCGCTACGGCTTTGGCGGTGGGCGCCCTCGGCGTGACCACCACTGCGATTCGGCAGAAAAAAATCGAACCGTCTGCTTTCGCGAAAACCAACGGCAGAAGTTAGTAGCATTACCGGACGCAAGGGCTACGGTCTACGGGTTAGGGACATACCGAACGAGGACAAAGGACAAAAAGTGTTTGCGATCGCAGTTGAACAACAACAGTACAAAACCTACATTCTCTCCGACCAAGCCACCCCGTCTCGGCTTGAAGTCGTTCCCGAACGCGGCGGGATAATTACGCGCTGGCAATATTGCGGTCACGACCTGCTCTATTTAGATACCGGACGTTTTGCCAATCCCAACCTCAGCGTTCGCGGCGGTATTCCCATTTTGTTTCCCATCTGCGGCAACCTTCCCAACGATACCTATACCTATCGCGGTCGAGAATACCAACTCAAACAACACGGCTTCGCCCGCGATTTGCCCTGGCGGGTGAGCGATCGCAACACCCAGGAAGGGGTCAGCATTACCCTGATTCTCGAAAGTAACGACTTGACCCGCAGCCTCTACCCGTTTGACTTCGAGTTGGCCTTTACCTACACTCTCAAAGGCAACATCCTCGAAATCGACCAACGCTATACCAATCGCTCCGAGGAAACAATGCCCTTCGCCACGGGCCTGCATCCTTATTTTTGGACGGCGGACAAAAGCCAGCTCCAATTTAAAATTCCGGCGGTTCAATTCTACGACCAAACCACCCATCGCAAACATCCGTTTACCGGAACGTTCGATTTCGATCGCCCGGAAATCGATGCGGCGTTTACAAAAGTCACCGGACTGGCGGCGACGGTACGCGATCGCCAGCGCCAACTGCAAGTCAGAATGTTGTACAAAGCCAGTTACTCGAATTTGGTGTTTTGGACGATCGAGGGCAAAGAGTTTTACTGTCTCGAACCGTGGAGTTCCCCCCGCAATGCCCTCAATACAGGTCAGCACCTCATCCGTCTGGCCCCGGGAGACAAGTGGGAGACCCAAGTTCGCTTGAGTGTCGATTTTTTTTGAAAAAGGTATTGCGTTCTCAAAAAGCTCGTGCTAACCTAGCTAAGGTGCGTCGGAAACGAGAAACGCGCGGGTCGCTAACTCAACGGTAGAGTACTCGGCTTTTAACCGATTAGTTCCGGGTTCGAATCCCGGGCGACCCATTTACCACCGGAAGGTCAACATTTTTCCCCGCTCGCGGGCAATCTCGGAAAGATCTTCCGTTCTCCTTTAGGGAGTTGGAGGGATGACCTTCCATTGATTTTGCCGTTAGCAAACATCAAATCCATTCCAGATTGTCAATATTTGACGGACAAATTGAGTACCCTCGTCGATCGCCAAAGGCGATCGCGCGATGATTTTTAGTTCCCTCGTTTCGTCGATTTCTCAAGTGGAATAAACGACAACTCGCCGTTACGATCGCCCTCATGTACCCCAGTCGCGATCGTGCCGTCCGTCTAAATTTCGACAACCGATCGGCTATGGCGATCGCCCTCGAAACCGTAAAACCTTAAAATTTCTGCTTTGTAGAGATCGTTCGCCATCAAGCGAAATTTGTCGAAAATTTGGGGTCTAAAACCCCGTCGTCCTACGACGGCTTTCTAGTATAATCAAATGAAACCGAAAATCAGATGTGTAGTCGTGACATGCAAACTGACTGTTGTCAAAAGGCTAGTGTCACCAACTCTATAGGAGTTGCCCCACTACCTCAATGCCCTCTAAGAAAGAATACGGCATAGGTGGGAGATCGAAACAAGAATTGAGTAGGGTAAGGGCATACCCGAATTTACGCTTGGGGAGTAGTCCATCAGAGTGCTTGCTGTAAAAGGTGTAGTCGGACTAGACATGAAACTGTAAGACCGAGACTGGCATGGCTAGTGGAGGCAGGATTCAGCCCAAGAATCCTCGCGACTTTAGTCCGGGGACTGTCAGAGTGTCAACTTAAGATGGTCTGTAACGATTAAGATTGACTAAAAGCGAGTCTCTCGCAAAATACAAAATTAGGAGGAAAAATCTATGGCTCTCGTTCCAATGCGGCTTCTGCTCGATCACGCAGCAGAAAATGGTTATGGCATCCCCGCTTATAACGTCAACAACATGGAGCAGATCCTCGCGATCATGCGCGCGGCTGACGAAACCAACAGCCCCGTGATCCTGCAAGCGTCTCGCGGCGCTCGCTCCTACGCTGGCGAACACTTCCTGCGTCACTTGGTGCAAGCCGCAGTGGAAAGCTATCCCCACCTGCCGATCGCCTTACACCAAGACCACGGTAACGCTCCCTCCACCTGCTATTCCGCCATCCGTCACGGCTTCACCAGCGTGATGATGGACGGTTCTCTCGAAGCCGACGCCAAAACTCCCGCCAGCTTCGATTACAACGTTGCGGTGACCGCCGAAGTCGTTAAAGTCGCCCATGCCGTCGGCGCCAGTGTTGAAGGCGAACTCGGTTGCTTGGGTTCTCTCGAAACCGGAAAAGGTGATAAAGAAGACGGTCACGGGTTTGAAGGAACCCTCAGCAAAGAGCAGTTGTTAACCGACCCCGACGAAGCCGTTCAATTCGTAGAAGCGACTCAAGTCGATGCGCTCGCCGTCGCGATCGGAACCAGCCACGGCGCTTACAAATTCACCCGCAAACCGACGGGCGAAATCCTCGCCATCAGCCGGATCGAAGAAATTCACAACCGCCTGCCCAACACCCACTTGGTCATGCACGGTTCTTCCTCCGTGCCCCAAGATCTGCTCGAAATGATCAACCAGTACGGCGGTAGTATTCCCGAGACCTACGGCGTACCGATCGAAGAAATCCAAAAAGGCATCAAGAGCGGCGTTCGCAAAGTCAATATCGACACCGACAACCGCTTGGCGATCACGGCGGCGATTCGCGAAGCGGCGGCTAAAGATCCGTCGAACTTCGACCCCCGCCACTTCATGAAACCGTCGATGAAGTACATGCAAAAAGTGTGCGCCGAGCGTTACGAAGCCTTTGGCTGCTCGGGTAACGGCACCAAAGTCAAGCAAGTTGGCTTGGATGAGTTTGCTGCCAAATATGCGAAAGGCGAATTGACTGCGGTGACCAAAGAAACTGCCGCCGCCAAATAAGCGAATTGTAGTTCGACTGACGCGCACTGAGCGAATCGTCGAACTCGTCTCTAAAAGTGTTTTGACTTTGGGTAGCTTAACCGCTACCCGATTTTTTTTGGCGGGGTGACCGTGGATGCGATCGCCCCGAGCCGCGATCGGGTTTTAAAAAATTTACAAGTCTTTACTGAGATCGATTGACAAATGCGATCGCCCGGCTCCTTTATTGTCAGTAAAAATACATAATTGACAGGGGGCAGCTCCGCCTACAACCCGACCGTAATTCTACTCCAATCGCCCTTGAAAGGCGATCGCGTTCGAGTCACACCACAGCACGCCGAACGATACTGCATCATTACAACTGCACAAATCTATTTCTGTTTGAGGGCGATCGCGCCATGTCCGTAAAACTTCGTAATCCCCTTTCTTACCCTGTTAAAACTTAATCAATCTTACTCTCTAGATGAAGATTTCAAAAAGCTTTAGCTCGAACGTGGACAGCTTGCCGACAGGATTAATAGAGTAGATTAGAGGACTTCTATAAAACAGTAAGTACATTTTTCATCTTTAAGGAGGTGTTCGCCCAATTGCAACGCAATGTTTACATTTACCATTGACGAGTTCGCTGGCCCTGCACGCCAGCCAACACTATCTCAACGTGAAAGCTCGATCTCAATGGAGTGCAACCACAATGACACATTTGTTTGATGTTATCCAGCGTGCCGATAGGGTTGACTCAAAAAAATCATGTTCAGACCTCTAAAACAAGTCGCTCTAGCCTTTTCGGCACTTGGATGCTTTAGCATCTACACCGCAAGTGCCGCACCTGCCGCTTCTGCATTTACTTTTTTTGAAGACGGCAGCATCGGTATCGACCAGAGCGACCAATCAAAAAGCTTTACCGTCAATTTCGACGGAAATTGGGAAGGGCAGGATGTTGCGGGTCTGTCTTCGGAGGCTGTCTTTACGTTTCTCGGCTTTTCTAGCGTCGAGAACGACAGTAAGACAATTACGGAGGCCAGATTTGAAATTCTGCTCGACAATACCTCCAGTGACAGTCTTAATTCTCGCAGTTCCGCCTTGGGGTTTGACGTCACCGACTTTCTGGGAGAGTCTTTAGACTTGCTGTTTGCCAGCAGTTCCGGAAACTCTTCGCAAGGACGTAGAGGCGGGTCGAGTTCGGAAACTCCTTCTAATCTGGGGGTTACCCGATCGAGTGGGTTATTCAGTGAGGCTACAAGCGGATCGTTCCCCAATCAATTCGGTGCGGTTGACGTTTGTTTCACCGACGGGAATAAGTGTCAGGGGGCGGGAAATGGGGGCGTTTACCGGGATGACGAACCGGAGACTTTCGAGGCGACCCTCGCTTTGTCCGGTGAAGTCGAAAGTTTCGTGATGAGTAATTTCGGTATTCGCTATCAAAGTATTGATGGAGAAGATGGCGATCGCTCGTTCATCGGGGCGAGTGGAACCGGAACGGGAACGGTGATTCCACCCAGTTCGGACAATCCGAAAAAGGTTCCCGAACCGACAATGACCTTCGCTTTACTCTTATTAGGAGGCAATCTTCTGCGACAAAGTAGAAAAAGACAACCCGAACTTGTGGGGAAGAGTGGCTAGACCGAGCCCGTGCTGGAGAAAGATCGTGTTTCTTCTGGCATTGAGCTGTTAGCCCCCCACTCACGGGGGGTTTTTTGCGTGGGAGGGGAGTGCGATCGCAAAACCGCCGCCTTCGATGAGTTGAGAAGGGGCGGTTTTTGGGTGGAGATCGCCATCGGCGAGACAAGGGAGCGAAACAAGAAGGAGAAATGGACTCAAACTGAAAAGTGGCTAATCGGCGGTTTTCTCGGACAAGACGGCCCAGGGGGTCGGGGAAAGAGGAGAGCCGGGTTTGGCTTGGGAAAGGTGGAAAGCGAACAGTAGGGGAAATAAGCCGAATGCGAAAGCGGTGAGGACGCTGGTAAAGACGAGTAGCACGGGATTGGGTCGATCGCCCCGTTCGATCGAGACCGGGTTGGGGAGGGGTTCGCGATCGCGAGGATCCGCTAACAGATCGAGAGTGACTTGAGTTTTGCGAACTTTGACGAATTGATGTGCTTTAATTTCGCGCAGGGCGTCGAGAACTTCGCGATCGCCGTAGGGTTTCTCGCGATATTCGGCGGTCCAGGCTTGAAAATCTTGTAAATCCAGGGTTACCCTGCCGTCATGGTGAGGGCGCGATCGAATCCAATGATAGAGTAGGGCGGCACGGGGGCTGAGTTTCGTCTCTAACATGGCTGATTCTCCTCCGTTCGATCGATACGAGGACGCCGATCGCTCGCGGTCTTGCTCCTCCCAGGGGGCTAGCCCGACAATCCTCGATATTTCAGGATGATTGTAACACCAGTTACAATTCCCTCGTACTTTTTGTGCATATTGTCTTTAGCTTCGACCGCTCGATAAGATAGAAGATCGCAAAATCCCCCAGTCGTGCTTTGGGTTGCTTGCAGGAGCGATCGCGGCGACGGGGACAGTCGTGGGAACCGATGACGTGGCCAAACAAAGACTCGATACATTATTAGTCGAACTCAACTTATGTTCGTCGCGGCAATTGGCCCAGCGATCGATCCGGGCGGGAGAAGTGATGGTCGATCGCCAAATCGTAGACAAACCGGGGACGCCGATCGCCGCCGGAGCCAAAATCGAAGTCAAAGCCCGAGCGCGTTTCGTCTCGCGGGGGGGCGAAAAACTCGCCAAAGCCTTAGAATACTTTGCGATCGACGTCGGCGATCGCGTCTGTCTCGACGGGGGCATCTCCACGGGAGGGTTTACCGACTGCCTGCTGCAAGCGGGGGCGAAGTGCGTCTACGGGATCGACGTTGGTTACGGACAACTCGACTGGGGGCTGAGAACCGATCCTCGGGTCGTCGTCAAAGAACGAACCAACCTGCGCTACCTGACCCCCGCCGATCTCTACACAGACGGCGCCGAGCGCGCCGATTTTGGGGTAGCCGACCTCAACCACATCTCCTTAACCAAAGTCCTCAGCGCGCTGTGGGATTTGCTCGTAGCGCCCCGGGAGCTAGTTTTACTCGTCAAACCGCAGTTTGAAGTGGGGCGATCGCGCGTCGGAAAAAAAGGAGTCGTGCGCGATCCCGACGCCCAAGCCGACGCCATCTGTCAAGTCGCCGAAGCCGCGCGGGAATGGGGATGGCGCGATCGCGGACTCACCTGGTCGCCGATTACGGGAGCGGCGGGCAATATCGAATACTTGCTGTGGCTCAGTACCGAGGGGGACGCCCCCGCCCGCGATCGCGCCGCCGTCGGCGAGCTCACCGCCCAAGCCCACCGAGAACTGCAATAAGGCGATCGTGGCAATTCTGAGGGCGATCGGCGGACGGGGACACCACTCCACCGAGGCGATCGCCCCTTACCCCTGCGACTCTTGACCGAGAACCGTACAATAAAGTCTGGTTAACCTGGAATTCACACAGAAGGTAGAAGTATGGCATCCATCCGGGAGATACACAAACAACTTATTAAAAAAGAGCGTTCCGCCGTCGAAATTACCAAAGAAACCCTCGAACGGATCGAAGCTTTAGAACCCAAACTGCACAGTTTCCTCACCATCACCGCCGATGGAGCCTTGGCACAAGCTCGCCAGGTGGATGCCAAAATTGCTGCCGGAGAAGACATCGGACTGCTCGAAGGCATTCCGATCGCCGTCAAAGACAACCTCTGCACCGAAGGCATTCGCACCACTTGCGGCTCTAAAATCCTCGAAAACTACATTCCCCCTTACGAATCCACCGTCACCCAAAAACTGCGCGACGCCGGGGCCGTGGTCGTCGGCAAAACCAACCTCGACGAATTCGCGATGGGCAGTTCCACCGAAAACTCGGCCTTCGGACTGACCGCCAACCCTTGGGACCTCGATCGCGTGCCCGGAGGCTCCTCCGGAGGCTCCGCCGCCGCCGTCGCCGCCGAAGAATGCACCGTCGCCCTCGGTTCCGATACCGGGGGTTCCATTCGCCAACCCGCCTCCTTCTGTGGCGTCGTCGGGATGAAACCGACCTACGGACTCGTCTCCCGTTACGGCTTAGTCGCCTACGCCTCTTCCCTCGACCAAATCGGGCCGTTCGGTCGCACCGTCGAAGATGCGGCCACCTTACTCCAACATATCGCCGGATACGATCGCAAAGACGCCACCAGCTTAAATGTCTCGATTCCGGACTATCTCAAATCGGTCAAACCGAACTTAAAACCGAAAGGACAACGGCGGATCGGGATTATCAAAGAAACCTTTGGCGAAGGCTTAGATCCCCAAGTCGAACGGGCCGTGACCGCTTCGATGGAATTGCTGCAAGAATTGGGCGCCGAAATTCAAGTGGTTTCGTGTCCCCGTTTCCGCTACGGCTTGCCGACTTACTACATCCTGGCCCCGTCGGAAGCGTCGGCGAACTTGGCCAGATACGATGGGGTTAAATACGGATTTCGGGCGGAAAATGCCGAAAATCTCGGCGAGATGTACGCCAAAACCCGCGCCCAAGGCTTTGGGGCAGAGGTCAAACGCCGGATCGCGATCGGCACCTACGCCCTGTCTGCGGGTTATTACGACGCTTACTATCTCAAAGCGCAGAAAGTCCGCACCTTAATTAAAGAAGACTTCGATCGCGCCTTCGCGCAAGTGGACGTGTTGGTTTGTCCGACAGCCCCGACCACGGCAATTAAAGCGGGAGAAAAGACCGACGATCCTTTGAGCATGTACCTGTTAGACTTGATGACAATTCCGGTGAACCTGGCGGGACTGCCCGCGATTAGCTTGCCCTGCGGCTTCGACGATAAGGGTTTGCCGATCGGAATGCAGTTGATCGGTAATGTCTTGCGCGAAGATTTGTTGTTTGAAGTGGCGTATGCTTACGAACAAGCAACCGAGTGGCACTTACGCAAACCGACTCAAGTTTGAGGAACCTGTTTGCCCGAATGGGGATAACGAGACCCCGGGGGACGGGAGAGAGGGTTGAGGGAGTGTCTGTTGCGTGGGCGAACTGGACTCCCGCGTCCCGATTCTCGATCCCCGATCGCCGATCGCAAGGAGTGGGAGATGAAGAGTTTGGCTTGGCTGGCGAGTAGTTGGAAGTGGCCGATCGCGATCGCGCTGATGGGGGCGATCGCCTACGGTGGGATCTGTCTGTATTTGTTCGCCCGACAGAATCGCTTTATTTTCTTTCCGACGAGGGCAATCCATACCTCTCCCGCCGATTACGGTGTCGCTTACGAAGATATTTGGCTCGACATTCCGGATAACAGGAAAGGCGAACGGATTCACGGTTGGTGGCTGCCCCATCCCGAGGGAGAACGCCCGACGGGAGTGTTGCTGTATTTACACGGCAATGGGAGTAATGTCGGCGCCAATTTAGAAGCGGCTTTGCGCTTTCGTGAATTTGGGTTTTCGGTGTTGTTGGTGGACTATCGCGGTTACGGGCGATCGCAGGGGGATTTCCCCACGGAAACCAGCGTTTACCGCGACGCCGAACGGGCGTGGGATTACTTGACCCGGGAACGGGGGATCCAACCGGGAGAGATCTTTATTTACGGACATTCCCTCGGTGGGGCCGTGGCGATCGATTTAGCGGCCCGAAACCCCAATGCTGCCGGGGCGATCGTCGAAGCCAGCTTTACCTCGATGCGGGATATGGTCGATTATCAATATCCTTTCTTTCAAGTGTTCCCCGTCGATTTCCTACTCACCCACGAATTCGACTCCCTGAGCAAAGTTCGCACCCTGAACATGCCGATTTTGTTCGTTCACGGCGCCCGAGATGCGGTCGTCCCCGCCTCGATGAGTGCGCGACTGTACGATGCTGCCCCCGAACCCAAACGGCTGTTAATGATTCCCGAAGCCGATCACCACAACATCGGCGCGATCGCCCGAGAACGCTATTTTAAGGCGATGGAAGACTTAGTCGCCATCACGAATCCGTTAGAAGCCAAAAATCCCTAGGGCAGGTCTCTTTTAATTTTGCTCGGCAACAATTTTTCCCGTCCGAAAGTCTGTGGGGCGGGCAACACGAGCGCTACAATCCAATTTCAACTCCCGATTTCCTCAATGGAAAATCGAACGTCGAAAATCTAAAATTTGAACTCTAAAATCCCAACAAATCCTATGTCTTTTGTCGGACTTCACATCCATACCGATTACAGCTTACTCGACGGTGCCAGTCAAATTCCCCAAATGATCGATCGCGCCGTCGAATTGGGAATGCCCGCGATCGCCCTCACGGACCACGGCGTCATGTACGGGGCGATCGAACTGATTAAAACCTGCCGAACCAAAGGGATCAAACCCATTATCGGCAACGAAATGTATGTCATTAACGAACCCCTCAACACCACCAAACGTCCGCGCAAATATCATCAAGTCGTTCTCGCTAAAAATAGCCAAGGCTATAAAAACCTCGTCAAACTCACAAGTATTTCACATTTGGAAGGTGTCCACGGAAACGGTATTTTTGCTCGTCCTTGTATCAACAAAGAACTTCTCGAACAATATCACGAAGGATTGATCGTCACCAGTGCCTGTTTGGGGGGTGAAATTCCGCAAGCGATCTTACAAGGTAAACCCGAAGTCGCCCGTAAAGTCGCCCAATGGTACAAAGATTTATTCGGCGACGATTACTATTTAGAAATTCAAGATCACGGATCCCCCGAAGACCGGATTGTTAACGTCGAAATCGTTAAAATTGCGCGAGAACTCGATATTAAAATCGTCGCGACCAACGACTCCCATTTTATTTCTTGTAAAGACGTCGAAGCCCACGATGCTTTATTGTGCATTCAAACGGGCAAGCAAATTATCGAAGAAAAACGCATGAGATATTCGGGGACGGAATATCTCAAATCCGCCGAAGAAATGGCGAAATTATTTAGAGATCATTTACCCGACGATATCATCCAGGAGGCGATCGCCACTACCTTAGAAGTCGCCGATAAAGTCGAACCCTACAAAGATATTTTACGCGAACCGCGCAGCCCTAACTTTCCGATTCCAAACGGTTACACCGCCGAAACTTACGTCGAGGAACTTTCCTGGAAAGGATTAGAAGATCGTTTAAATATCAAAAGCCGCGAAGAAATTCCCCAAGAGTATCAAGAACGGCTGAAATACGAGCTAAAAATGCTCCAACAGATGGGATTTTCCATGTATTTTCTCGTCGTTTGGGACTATATTAAATTCGCGCGCGATCGTAACATTCCCGTCGGACCCGGTCGCGGTTCCGCCGCCGGGTCTCTCGTCGCTTATTGCTTGCAAATT from Oxynema aestuarii AP17 harbors:
- a CDS encoding CapA family protein; amino-acid sequence: MIGYSTTAQPSMLNLAREGNFRAIAYLINSYLAPQGIYARVQPVNGGCLPIRLEFQTLPDRQDLYVQLRESLIKFICHHIWRLNSEAIDGVRIVATWANPLAREQPNILWNQSIRIVTPANQQRRLKYLKYLQAGVKKAAEWLNFKLLRVCLLAGGVAVASFAIGFALSYADLRHKALDHSSSSGDRAANESGRPMTVSAALETIPVTRHDAVLDPTDPTVTLMFGGDVTLSDGFEDLIGNDYAWGFDQMPEYRDADVAMVNLEGTLTKADTIRPKAFNFKSDPAMVEVLEHGGVDLVNLANNHAMDYNGPGLQETLETLAGAGIHAVGAGMNLTEARRPKIVEVKGQRIAYFGYYTGDFHAAVGETPGTNRGLKERIAEDLQAVRDEVEWIVVNFHWGVELANYPDVWQTQLARYTIDRGADAIVGHHPHVLQGAEIYKDRPIAYSLGNFIFGGNARSDYDTAVLKIALREGQMKVEFLPVEVQKYQPRVVTGERSDRILQQIEMLSGSFEQPMVSPMILEGRHGTTTAAASPVQESAAPKSEEEVAGEAPGDRTASLEENPPSEAGRAEGESFDVSPFTAASEAEELTAAGDRPSDREAAEASGRGSQAGLVVATALAVGALGVTTTAIRQKKIEPSAFAKTNGRS
- a CDS encoding aldose epimerase family protein — translated: MFAIAVEQQQYKTYILSDQATPSRLEVVPERGGIITRWQYCGHDLLYLDTGRFANPNLSVRGGIPILFPICGNLPNDTYTYRGREYQLKQHGFARDLPWRVSDRNTQEGVSITLILESNDLTRSLYPFDFELAFTYTLKGNILEIDQRYTNRSEETMPFATGLHPYFWTADKSQLQFKIPAVQFYDQTTHRKHPFTGTFDFDRPEIDAAFTKVTGLAATVRDRQRQLQVRMLYKASYSNLVFWTIEGKEFYCLEPWSSPRNALNTGQHLIRLAPGDKWETQVRLSVDFF
- the fba gene encoding class II fructose-bisphosphate aldolase (catalyzes the reversible aldol condensation of dihydroxyacetonephosphate and glyceraldehyde 3-phosphate in the Calvin cycle, glycolysis, and/or gluconeogenesis) → MALVPMRLLLDHAAENGYGIPAYNVNNMEQILAIMRAADETNSPVILQASRGARSYAGEHFLRHLVQAAVESYPHLPIALHQDHGNAPSTCYSAIRHGFTSVMMDGSLEADAKTPASFDYNVAVTAEVVKVAHAVGASVEGELGCLGSLETGKGDKEDGHGFEGTLSKEQLLTDPDEAVQFVEATQVDALAVAIGTSHGAYKFTRKPTGEILAISRIEEIHNRLPNTHLVMHGSSSVPQDLLEMINQYGGSIPETYGVPIEEIQKGIKSGVRKVNIDTDNRLAITAAIREAAAKDPSNFDPRHFMKPSMKYMQKVCAERYEAFGCSGNGTKVKQVGLDEFAAKYAKGELTAVTKETAAAK
- a CDS encoding cistern family PEP-CTERM protein, whose amino-acid sequence is MFRPLKQVALAFSALGCFSIYTASAAPAASAFTFFEDGSIGIDQSDQSKSFTVNFDGNWEGQDVAGLSSEAVFTFLGFSSVENDSKTITEARFEILLDNTSSDSLNSRSSALGFDVTDFLGESLDLLFASSSGNSSQGRRGGSSSETPSNLGVTRSSGLFSEATSGSFPNQFGAVDVCFTDGNKCQGAGNGGVYRDDEPETFEATLALSGEVESFVMSNFGIRYQSIDGEDGDRSFIGASGTGTGTVIPPSSDNPKKVPEPTMTFALLLLGGNLLRQSRKRQPELVGKSG
- a CDS encoding TlyA family RNA methyltransferase; this encodes MAKQRLDTLLVELNLCSSRQLAQRSIRAGEVMVDRQIVDKPGTPIAAGAKIEVKARARFVSRGGEKLAKALEYFAIDVGDRVCLDGGISTGGFTDCLLQAGAKCVYGIDVGYGQLDWGLRTDPRVVVKERTNLRYLTPADLYTDGAERADFGVADLNHISLTKVLSALWDLLVAPRELVLLVKPQFEVGRSRVGKKGVVRDPDAQADAICQVAEAAREWGWRDRGLTWSPITGAAGNIEYLLWLSTEGDAPARDRAAVGELTAQAHRELQ